Proteins encoded within one genomic window of Streptomyces sp. NBC_01314:
- a CDS encoding ATP-binding protein, with product MSRARGVLAGEEAERRGGELAFVDVQLVDVLLGALLVGAFDDARPGASGFVAPQGVGFRAFGLLSLPGTDLASAGAARRYACDMARSWRLPSDAVADLESVVGELAANALEHGGSDLITVTLALATATVTIAVTDAGPSRGIAASLPTARVLPGVEQERGRGLLITEALASRWGRWGTRDSLTVWADIAVESAWADPIPGAVPPSASARRDSSTTTS from the coding sequence TTGAGCCGTGCGCGAGGCGTGCTTGCTGGGGAGGAGGCCGAGCGGCGTGGGGGTGAACTCGCCTTTGTGGACGTCCAGTTGGTGGACGTGCTGTTGGGTGCGTTGCTCGTGGGCGCGTTCGATGACGCTCGCCCCGGCGCCTCAGGGTTCGTGGCTCCCCAGGGCGTCGGGTTCCGGGCGTTCGGGCTGCTCTCGTTGCCCGGCACGGATCTCGCCTCCGCAGGTGCCGCTCGCCGTTACGCGTGCGACATGGCTCGGTCGTGGAGGCTCCCGTCGGATGCCGTGGCCGATCTGGAGAGCGTCGTCGGCGAGTTGGCGGCCAACGCCCTGGAGCACGGCGGCAGTGACCTCATCACGGTCACCCTCGCGCTCGCCACGGCAACGGTCACCATCGCTGTCACCGACGCGGGCCCGAGTCGGGGGATCGCGGCGTCGCTGCCGACGGCACGGGTGTTGCCGGGGGTTGAACAGGAGCGGGGGCGTGGACTGCTGATCACCGAGGCCCTGGCCAGTCGCTGGGGGCGGTGGGGGACGCGGGACAGCCTGACGGTCTGGGCCGACATCGCCGTCGAGTCCGCGTGGGCCGACCCGATTCCGGGAGCGGTCCCGCCGAGTGCGTCGGCGCGGCGGGATTCTTCGACGACGACGAGCTGA
- a CDS encoding MFS transporter codes for MSPSPLPNPAEQAEQAEQALRTRQLRRVALSGLLGTAVEFYDFLVYGTVAALVFGELFFPGADPAVGTIAAFGTFAAGYLARPLGGIVFGHFGDRLGRKSMLLLTMGLMGGASFLIGLLPTYDTIGVWAPVLLITLRVLQGIAIGGEWGGATLMVVEHAGEKRRGLWSSFTQMGAPLGSLLSSVVVTFVVAMPREEFAAWGWRVPFLLSVVLLGVGLFVRLKVVESPLFTQVKKDRAEARLPIVDVLRRPRPLLLACCVGIGAFTAQSLLTSYLIAYATGIGYPRPQVLTALTVSASVALVVLPCASALSDRVGRRPVVLTGALASAALAFPVLALVDSRSPGLLVLAVVLGHGFAQSVMYGPLGALLTEMFGTKVRYTGASLGYQGATLIGAGFSPMIAGSLVAANGGSSTPISLLICGGAAITAVTVWFVRETHRESLGDVALREGAAKEEEVAS; via the coding sequence ATGTCCCCGTCCCCACTCCCCAACCCCGCCGAACAGGCCGAACAGGCCGAACAAGCCCTGCGTACACGGCAGTTGCGTCGTGTGGCGCTGTCGGGTCTGCTCGGTACGGCCGTCGAGTTCTACGATTTCCTGGTGTACGGAACGGTCGCCGCGCTGGTCTTCGGTGAGCTGTTCTTCCCGGGCGCGGACCCGGCTGTCGGCACGATCGCCGCGTTCGGCACCTTCGCCGCCGGATACCTCGCCCGCCCGCTGGGCGGCATCGTCTTCGGGCACTTCGGCGACCGTCTGGGCCGCAAGTCCATGCTGCTGCTGACCATGGGCCTGATGGGCGGCGCCAGCTTCCTCATCGGCCTGCTGCCCACCTACGACACCATCGGCGTGTGGGCACCCGTCCTGCTGATCACCCTGCGGGTGCTGCAGGGCATCGCCATCGGCGGCGAATGGGGCGGCGCCACCCTCATGGTCGTCGAGCACGCCGGCGAGAAACGGCGCGGACTGTGGTCCAGCTTCACGCAGATGGGAGCACCGCTCGGCTCCCTGCTCTCCTCGGTCGTCGTCACCTTCGTCGTCGCCATGCCCCGTGAGGAGTTCGCCGCGTGGGGCTGGCGCGTGCCGTTCCTCCTCAGCGTCGTCCTGCTCGGCGTCGGACTCTTCGTCCGCCTCAAGGTGGTCGAAAGCCCCTTGTTCACCCAGGTCAAGAAGGACCGGGCCGAGGCCCGGCTGCCGATCGTCGACGTCCTGCGGCGCCCGCGCCCCCTGCTGCTGGCCTGCTGCGTCGGCATCGGCGCGTTCACCGCGCAGTCCCTGCTGACCAGCTACCTGATCGCCTACGCCACCGGCATCGGCTACCCCCGCCCGCAGGTGCTCACCGCGCTCACCGTCTCCGCGTCCGTCGCACTCGTCGTCCTGCCGTGCGCGTCGGCGCTCTCCGACCGTGTCGGGCGCCGCCCGGTCGTCCTCACCGGAGCCCTCGCCTCCGCCGCGCTCGCCTTCCCCGTGCTCGCGCTGGTGGACTCCAGGTCACCCGGACTGCTCGTCCTCGCGGTCGTCCTGGGCCACGGATTCGCCCAGTCCGTGATGTACGGACCCCTGGGCGCGCTGCTCACCGAGATGTTCGGGACCAAGGTGCGCTACACCGGCGCCTCCCTCGGCTACCAGGGCGCCACCCTCATCGGCGCCGGATTCTCCCCCATGATCGCCGGGAGCCTCGTGGCGGCCAACGGGGGTTCCAGTACGCCGATCTCGCTGCTGATCTGCGGGGGTGCGGCGATCACCGCCGTGACCGTGTGGTTCGTACGGGAGACGCACCGGGAGTCCCTGGGTGACGTGGCCCTCCGGGAGGGTGCCGCGAAGGAGGAGGAGGTGGCCTCGTAG
- a CDS encoding MarR family winged helix-turn-helix transcriptional regulator: MEDEVDRLVAAWRRERPDLDVEPLEVLSRVSRLARHLDRARRLAFAEHQLEPWEFDVLTALRRAGDPYQLSPGQLLTQTLVTSGTMTNRIDRLTKKGLVERLPDPSDRRGVLVRLTDEGQDRADQALAGLLDQERAILAELSRTQRGDLAGLLRQLTAPFDNIPG; this comes from the coding sequence ATGGAGGACGAGGTCGATCGGCTGGTCGCAGCGTGGCGCCGGGAGCGCCCCGACCTCGACGTGGAGCCGCTGGAAGTACTCAGCCGGGTGAGCAGACTTGCCCGGCACCTGGATCGCGCGCGCCGGCTGGCGTTCGCCGAGCACCAGCTGGAGCCGTGGGAGTTCGACGTACTCACCGCGCTGCGGCGGGCGGGCGACCCGTATCAGCTCTCGCCCGGCCAGTTGCTGACGCAGACGCTGGTGACCTCGGGCACGATGACGAACCGTATCGACCGGCTGACGAAGAAGGGCCTGGTCGAACGGCTGCCCGACCCCAGTGACCGCAGGGGCGTGCTCGTCCGGCTGACGGACGAGGGCCAGGACCGCGCGGACCAGGCCCTTGCCGGACTCCTCGACCAGGAACGGGCGATCCTGGCCGAACTCTCCCGCACCCAGCGGGGCGACCTGGCGGGCCTGCTACGCCAGCTGACCGCCCCGTTCGACAACATCCCCGGCTAG
- a CDS encoding trans-aconitate 2-methyltransferase, translated as MSATSPTWDPQQYLRHAGHRARAFVDLLARVPEPPADHPRIADLGCGPGNVTRLLADRWPTAHITGYDNSPEMLDKAHVDHEGPTPGGGRIDFAAADVRSWVPPEPYDLIVGNATFQWVPGHLDRFPAWVDALAAGGTFAFQVPGNFDSPSHRLMRELAHSARWKDRLGETLRHDDAVHTPADYLAALADLGCEVDAWETTYVHLLQGEDAVLDWVKGTGLRPVLTELGADAEPFVAEYRTALREAYPSTAHGTPFPFRRIFVVAHKKGTGR; from the coding sequence ATGTCCGCCACCAGCCCCACCTGGGACCCCCAGCAGTACCTGCGGCACGCCGGCCACCGCGCCCGCGCCTTCGTCGACCTGCTCGCCCGCGTCCCCGAACCGCCGGCCGACCACCCCCGCATCGCCGACCTCGGCTGCGGCCCCGGCAACGTCACGCGACTCCTCGCCGACCGCTGGCCCACCGCGCACATCACCGGGTACGACAACTCACCCGAGATGCTCGACAAGGCCCACGTCGACCACGAGGGGCCCACCCCGGGCGGGGGCCGCATCGACTTCGCCGCGGCGGACGTCCGTTCCTGGGTGCCCCCGGAGCCGTACGACCTGATCGTCGGCAACGCCACGTTCCAGTGGGTGCCGGGCCATCTCGACCGCTTCCCCGCCTGGGTCGACGCCCTCGCCGCCGGCGGCACCTTCGCCTTCCAGGTCCCCGGCAACTTCGACTCGCCCAGCCACCGCCTCATGCGCGAACTCGCGCACTCCGCCCGCTGGAAGGACCGGCTCGGCGAGACCCTCCGGCACGACGACGCGGTCCACACCCCCGCCGACTACCTCGCGGCCCTCGCCGACCTCGGCTGCGAGGTCGACGCGTGGGAGACCACGTACGTCCATCTTCTCCAGGGCGAGGACGCGGTGCTCGACTGGGTGAAGGGGACCGGACTGCGGCCGGTCCTCACCGAACTGGGCGCGGACGCCGAGCCGTTCGTCGCCGAGTACCGAACCGCCCTGCGCGAGGCCTACCCGTCCACCGCCCACGGCACCCCGTTCCCGTTCCGCCGCATCTTCGTCGTCGCCCACAAGAAGGGGACGGGCCGGTGA
- a CDS encoding PaaX family transcriptional regulator C-terminal domain-containing protein — MEDEILDVDVVDAPQLRPQSLVLSFFGNHVLDLGEGDLGVYSGSIIDVLGRVGTGEQAVRSTLTRMVNRGLLRRQREGRRMFFGLTPHAGDILRDGGQRIWRDGAVNEDWDRTWTLLGFSLPESWQRQRHDLRSRLSWSGFGALYSGLWIAPGRVDVREIVSELGLDAHVKVFHAQADEFTDIGLMIRESWDLETLAARYVAFDKRWTTADLAAADPIATRLRLVAEWLRIIRTDPRLPVRHLPAEWPARQAQDTFRRIAEQTAGPAGRMAADVLETTPLRPAAFERP, encoded by the coding sequence GTGGAGGACGAGATCCTGGATGTCGATGTCGTCGACGCGCCGCAGTTGCGGCCGCAGTCGTTGGTGCTCTCCTTCTTCGGGAATCACGTGCTGGACCTGGGGGAAGGCGACCTCGGGGTGTACTCGGGGAGCATCATCGACGTGCTCGGGCGGGTCGGCACGGGTGAACAGGCCGTGCGGTCGACGCTGACACGCATGGTGAACCGGGGGTTGCTGCGGCGCCAGCGGGAGGGCCGGAGGATGTTCTTCGGGCTCACTCCGCACGCGGGGGACATCCTGCGCGACGGCGGACAGCGCATCTGGCGCGACGGCGCGGTGAACGAGGACTGGGACAGGACCTGGACCCTCCTCGGCTTCTCCCTCCCCGAGTCCTGGCAGCGCCAGCGCCACGACCTGCGCTCCCGGCTCTCCTGGTCCGGATTCGGCGCCCTCTACAGCGGGCTGTGGATCGCGCCGGGACGGGTGGACGTGCGGGAGATCGTCTCCGAGCTGGGCCTGGACGCGCATGTGAAGGTGTTCCACGCGCAGGCCGACGAGTTCACCGACATCGGGCTGATGATCCGTGAGAGCTGGGACCTGGAGACCCTGGCCGCGCGCTACGTCGCCTTCGACAAACGGTGGACCACCGCCGACCTCGCCGCCGCCGACCCGATCGCCACCCGGCTGCGGCTCGTCGCCGAGTGGCTGCGCATCATCCGTACCGACCCGCGCCTGCCCGTGCGGCATCTGCCCGCCGAGTGGCCCGCGCGACAGGCCCAGGACACGTTCCGGCGCATCGCCGAACAGACGGCGGGCCCGGCCGGACGGATGGCGGCGGACGTTCTGGAAACGACTCCGCTGCGCCCCGCCGCATTCGAAAGGCCGTAG
- a CDS encoding glyoxalase, translated as MITAVDHVLLAAPPGSEDRLRAYYVGVLGMTEIPKPPALAVRGGCWFAAGDVILHLGVEAGFRPPRKAHPGLRVRGIDAYAARLAECGVPVVRDDGLPGYRRFYSEDPVGNRLEFLEPG; from the coding sequence GTGATCACCGCCGTCGACCACGTCCTCCTCGCCGCCCCGCCGGGCTCGGAGGACCGGCTGCGGGCGTACTACGTCGGGGTCCTCGGAATGACGGAGATCCCGAAGCCGCCCGCGCTCGCGGTGCGGGGAGGGTGCTGGTTCGCGGCGGGGGACGTGATCCTGCACCTCGGGGTGGAGGCGGGGTTCCGGCCGCCGAGGAAGGCCCACCCCGGGTTGCGGGTGCGGGGCATCGACGCGTACGCCGCCCGTCTCGCCGAGTGTGGAGTGCCGGTCGTTCGGGACGACGGCCTGCCGGGATATCGGCGGTTCTACTCCGAGGATCCGGTGGGGAACCGGTTGGAGTTCCTGGAGCCGGGCTGA
- a CDS encoding type II toxin-antitoxin system Phd/YefM family antitoxin: MTEIEISAAQLQLGDLVRRVAQEHESIALADHGHVVALLVSPQVIEDLEDALAVADYERRKAAGALEEGIPHEEVRRMLGLRP, translated from the coding sequence ATGACCGAGATCGAGATCAGTGCGGCCCAACTCCAACTCGGTGACCTCGTCCGGCGGGTCGCCCAGGAACACGAGAGCATCGCCCTCGCGGACCACGGGCACGTGGTCGCGCTTCTTGTCTCCCCGCAGGTGATAGAGGATCTGGAAGACGCCTTGGCGGTCGCCGACTACGAGCGGCGAAAGGCCGCGGGGGCCCTCGAAGAGGGCATCCCGCACGAGGAGGTCAGGCGGATGCTGGGGCTGCGTCCGTGA
- a CDS encoding DUF397 domain-containing protein codes for MSEAPTVARLAAAKWFRSSYSAVNNECVEMAYIEPLIGIRDSKDPARGVLTIESNAFSLFLSSIK; via the coding sequence ATGAGCGAAGCACCGACGGTCGCCCGGCTTGCGGCGGCAAAGTGGTTCAGGAGCAGCTACAGCGCAGTGAACAATGAGTGCGTCGAGATGGCATATATAGAACCGCTGATCGGAATACGCGACTCTAAGGACCCGGCCCGAGGTGTGCTTACCATAGAGAGCAATGCCTTCTCCCTCTTCCTCAGCAGCATAAAGTAA
- a CDS encoding GNAT family N-acetyltransferase produces the protein MFRIETEVDKERSQLLLSRLRASNTAASPILRDLRGTPGERQSPLQVWALDEAGDLAGGLAGHTWATWLHVTYLWVDERHRGAGLGSRLLSQAEHMAAHERGCRSCRLETWDFQAPEFYRRLGYEVVCVIPDYPPGITEYTLTKRIG, from the coding sequence ATGTTTCGTATCGAGACAGAAGTCGACAAGGAACGAAGCCAATTACTACTTTCCCGACTGCGCGCCAGTAACACCGCCGCCTCGCCGATCCTCCGCGACCTGCGCGGCACTCCCGGTGAACGTCAGTCCCCGCTCCAGGTGTGGGCCCTCGACGAGGCGGGCGACCTCGCCGGCGGCCTGGCCGGCCACACCTGGGCCACCTGGCTGCACGTCACGTATCTCTGGGTGGACGAACGCCACCGGGGCGCGGGCCTCGGCTCGCGGCTCCTCTCGCAGGCCGAGCACATGGCCGCCCACGAACGCGGCTGCCGATCGTGCCGTCTGGAGACCTGGGACTTCCAGGCCCCGGAGTTCTACAGACGTCTCGGCTACGAGGTGGTGTGCGTGATCCCCGACTATCCGCCGGGGATCACGGAGTACACGCTGACGAAGAGGATCGGGTGA
- the mycP gene encoding type VII secretion-associated serine protease mycosin, whose protein sequence is MASAILGLLLVGSAGAPAHAESIREQQWFLDAMKAEQMWQTSTGEGITVAVIDSGVDAANPDLKGRVLPGKDFAPDQPGDERTDYEDHGTGMAGLIAGTGAWNGGQGAFGLAPGAKILPIRMPKDGTAANKAEGNRRFNEVAPKAIRYAADEGAQVINISLATTEGSPQLTAAVKYALDKGSLVFAGAGNDGDKANEVMYPAATPGVVAMAAVGRDLHRTEESQHGPQVDMAAPGEEMVHACGTETGLCKSHGTSDATALASASAALIWSKHPTWTNNQVLRVMLNTIGAPTDGSKRNDSIGYGIVRPRIALQNPGDPGPADEYPLPDLAAAASASPSPQPSATDADNAPAEDKNTEEAATSDSSKGNNMLSTVLAAAAVVALLGIGVAVLVVRNRRPAHLTPPHPTAPYAPSPGQPQYPAPQHPPSPYAAPPSAPNGNITPGQHPGPGPR, encoded by the coding sequence ATGGCATCGGCGATACTCGGCCTGCTGCTGGTGGGCTCTGCGGGAGCACCGGCCCATGCCGAGTCGATCCGTGAGCAGCAGTGGTTCCTCGACGCCATGAAGGCCGAGCAGATGTGGCAGACCAGCACTGGTGAGGGAATCACGGTCGCCGTGATCGATTCGGGGGTGGACGCGGCCAACCCCGATCTGAAGGGCCGCGTCCTGCCGGGCAAGGACTTCGCCCCCGATCAGCCGGGAGACGAGCGCACCGACTACGAGGACCACGGTACGGGAATGGCGGGGCTGATCGCAGGAACCGGCGCATGGAACGGTGGGCAGGGCGCTTTCGGGTTGGCCCCCGGTGCCAAGATTCTCCCCATCCGGATGCCAAAGGACGGGACAGCGGCCAACAAGGCCGAAGGGAACAGACGGTTCAACGAGGTTGCCCCGAAAGCGATCCGTTACGCAGCGGACGAGGGCGCCCAAGTCATCAATATCTCCCTCGCGACCACGGAGGGCTCGCCGCAGCTTACGGCAGCGGTGAAGTACGCCTTGGACAAAGGCTCATTGGTCTTCGCCGGCGCGGGTAACGACGGAGACAAAGCCAACGAAGTCATGTATCCAGCAGCCACGCCGGGCGTAGTAGCGATGGCAGCTGTCGGTAGAGACCTCCATAGGACCGAAGAGTCCCAGCATGGTCCTCAAGTGGATATGGCAGCACCAGGTGAGGAAATGGTGCACGCCTGCGGTACCGAGACCGGCCTGTGCAAGAGCCACGGCACCAGTGACGCAACCGCCCTCGCCTCCGCCAGCGCCGCCCTGATCTGGTCCAAGCACCCCACCTGGACCAACAACCAGGTCCTGAGAGTCATGCTGAACACCATCGGCGCCCCCACCGACGGCTCCAAGCGCAACGACTCCATCGGCTACGGCATCGTCCGCCCCCGCATCGCCCTGCAGAACCCCGGCGACCCGGGCCCGGCCGACGAATACCCGCTCCCGGACCTCGCGGCCGCGGCTTCCGCATCGCCGTCCCCCCAGCCCTCGGCCACCGATGCCGACAACGCCCCGGCGGAGGACAAGAACACCGAGGAGGCGGCAACCTCGGATTCCTCCAAGGGCAACAACATGCTGTCCACCGTCTTGGCCGCGGCTGCGGTCGTGGCACTACTCGGCATCGGCGTGGCGGTCCTCGTCGTCCGCAACCGCCGCCCCGCACACCTCACCCCACCGCACCCGACAGCCCCATACGCACCCTCGCCAGGACAACCCCAGTACCCGGCCCCCCAACACCCGCCTTCTCCCTACGCCGCCCCGCCCAGCGCTCCAAACGGCAACATCACTCCCGGCCAGCACCCCGGCCCCGGCCCACGCTGA
- a CDS encoding Scr1 family TA system antitoxin-like transcriptional regulator, with translation MTARGSAGPAGRMRIARALKALRARVNLTQSEVAKRAGVSVGTVNRYETWQDRAKLRVPTARALADSCDATPEERDILAELVRNLDDGWWMAHPAVPEILDPLMSFEDVATYEHVFANTLVPGLLQTPRYALALHEAQDIRTEADVIANKVDARIKRQAILERSPALHLWVVLDDAVLRRNVGGAEVMVEQIAHLHTMAQRPNVDIQMLLFTTGAHAAGSGGHFLVLGRDSEDDPLNSMNVVYLELHKRGLYLDSPTEVQSYKLMFDYLRSQAADTSASLELLATAREEFTR, from the coding sequence GTGACCGCACGAGGATCAGCAGGCCCCGCCGGCCGCATGCGGATCGCCCGCGCACTCAAGGCACTTCGCGCAAGGGTGAACCTCACACAGTCCGAAGTCGCCAAGCGCGCGGGCGTATCCGTCGGAACCGTGAACCGGTACGAGACATGGCAGGACCGCGCCAAGCTGCGAGTACCCACCGCGCGAGCCCTCGCTGACTCCTGCGACGCCACGCCTGAGGAGCGGGACATACTGGCCGAACTCGTGCGGAACCTGGACGACGGTTGGTGGATGGCCCACCCCGCCGTGCCAGAGATCCTGGACCCACTGATGTCCTTCGAGGACGTCGCCACCTACGAGCATGTCTTCGCGAACACGCTGGTACCCGGGCTCCTCCAGACCCCGCGCTACGCACTCGCGCTGCACGAGGCACAAGACATCCGCACCGAGGCAGACGTGATCGCCAACAAGGTGGACGCCCGCATCAAGCGCCAAGCCATCCTGGAACGCTCACCCGCGTTGCACCTCTGGGTGGTCCTCGACGACGCGGTACTGCGGAGGAACGTCGGCGGCGCGGAGGTAATGGTCGAGCAGATCGCTCATCTGCACACCATGGCTCAACGCCCCAATGTGGACATCCAGATGCTCCTCTTCACAACGGGCGCCCACGCGGCCGGCTCCGGCGGCCACTTCCTCGTCCTGGGACGGGACAGCGAGGACGATCCGCTCAACAGCATGAACGTCGTCTACCTCGAACTCCACAAACGAGGCCTCTACCTCGACTCCCCCACCGAGGTTCAGAGCTACAAACTCATGTTTGACTACTTGCGCTCACAAGCGGCCGACACCTCGGCCAGCCTTGAGCTACTGGCCACCGCGCGAGAGGAGTTCACGAGATGA
- a CDS encoding LuxR C-terminal-related transcriptional regulator, which translates to MVRIRVLVVDDHRIFAESLAAALAAEPDVDVSAAGSGPAALRCLDRAAAEGRKFDVLLVDADLGGHAHVPGARPAAVPMAVSDGGEDGLVDGISLVVGVRSGQPSVRIVVLAEKDDPRRAALALQAGASGWVAKDCSLSRLLTVIRGVLRDETHLPPALLTGVLRELTAARKHRTESERLVESLTPREREVLRCMVAGLGRKAVAERLFLSPHTVRTHMQNVLGKLGVHSTLAAVALARRAGVGPADLAGDVVERGGQLA; encoded by the coding sequence GTGGTTCGCATCCGAGTCCTGGTCGTCGACGACCACCGTATCTTCGCCGAGTCGCTCGCCGCGGCCCTGGCCGCCGAGCCGGACGTCGACGTGTCCGCGGCCGGCAGTGGTCCGGCCGCGCTGCGCTGTCTGGACCGCGCGGCGGCGGAGGGGCGCAAGTTCGACGTGCTTCTGGTCGACGCCGATCTGGGGGGCCATGCGCATGTCCCCGGCGCGCGTCCGGCAGCCGTGCCCATGGCCGTCTCGGACGGCGGCGAGGACGGGCTCGTGGACGGCATATCGCTCGTGGTGGGCGTGCGTTCGGGCCAGCCGAGCGTACGGATCGTCGTCCTCGCCGAGAAGGACGATCCGCGCCGGGCCGCGCTGGCCCTCCAGGCGGGCGCGTCCGGGTGGGTCGCCAAGGACTGCTCGCTGTCCCGGCTGCTCACCGTCATCCGGGGGGTGCTGCGCGACGAGACACATCTGCCGCCCGCGCTTCTCACGGGCGTCCTGCGGGAGTTGACCGCCGCGCGCAAGCACCGCACGGAGAGTGAGCGGCTCGTCGAGTCCCTCACTCCGCGTGAGCGGGAAGTGCTGCGGTGCATGGTGGCGGGGCTGGGGCGCAAGGCCGTCGCCGAGCGTCTGTTCCTCTCCCCGCACACCGTCCGCACGCACATGCAGAACGTCCTCGGGAAGCTGGGCGTCCACTCCACCCTCGCCGCCGTCGCGCTCGCGCGCCGGGCGGGCGTCGGACCGGCCGACCTAGCCGGGGATGTTGTCGAACGGGGCGGTCAGCTGGCGTAG